The proteins below are encoded in one region of Desulfovibrio sp. JC022:
- a CDS encoding ABC transporter substrate-binding protein has protein sequence MLTLLLILTSCSDTSPIKIGFVGSITGRFSELGVTARNTLQLMTDEQNKAGGINGRKIELVIRDDKSSPEEAKAAIIDLVQNNVRLILGPITSAMAQATTEAIAGRDVLVMSPTMSTDFLADKDDNLLRTATSSTGQASTLADRAISLGLGKTAIIGDMENKKYATAIANRFKSIMKKAGKEIPVEIAFLSSQNPDFTSIAEKISAKNPDSILFITNGFDAAMLSQALRKTKLKKEPFFGVSWAQSNDIITHGGRAVEGMRLIGLHDYDNVAPEIIALKKQYISRYNKEPSFIYTCYAKIFKIAVYGLEKAKSDNSAQIKHSILDKKTFHVVGTEIVFNKYGDVKEEFNILVIKNGKFVNDI, from the coding sequence ATGTTAACTCTTTTACTGATATTAACATCATGCTCAGACACTTCTCCTATTAAAATCGGCTTTGTAGGCAGCATAACAGGACGTTTTTCAGAACTGGGAGTAACAGCCAGAAACACCCTGCAACTGATGACAGATGAACAAAACAAAGCAGGGGGAATAAATGGTAGGAAAATCGAACTGGTGATCCGGGATGACAAAAGCTCCCCGGAAGAAGCCAAGGCTGCCATAATAGACCTAGTCCAAAACAACGTCCGCCTGATCTTAGGCCCAATCACCAGTGCCATGGCCCAAGCCACCACCGAAGCCATAGCAGGACGAGATGTATTGGTCATGAGCCCGACCATGAGCACGGACTTCCTTGCCGATAAGGATGACAACCTGCTGCGTACGGCAACCTCCAGCACCGGACAGGCGAGCACCCTCGCAGACCGTGCTATTTCTCTGGGGCTGGGTAAAACTGCCATTATCGGTGACATGGAAAACAAAAAATATGCTACTGCCATTGCCAATCGATTTAAAAGCATAATGAAGAAAGCCGGTAAGGAAATCCCTGTTGAAATTGCTTTCCTCAGTAGTCAAAACCCGGATTTCACTTCTATAGCCGAAAAGATATCCGCCAAAAATCCAGATTCCATTCTCTTCATTACTAACGGCTTTGACGCTGCCATGCTTTCACAGGCCCTGCGCAAGACCAAACTGAAAAAAGAGCCTTTTTTCGGGGTCAGCTGGGCCCAGTCAAATGATATTATCACCCATGGCGGAAGGGCCGTAGAAGGCATGCGGCTTATCGGACTGCACGACTATGATAATGTCGCCCCGGAAATAATTGCTTTAAAAAAACAATACATCTCCAGATACAATAAAGAGCCGTCATTTATTTATACCTGCTATGCCAAAATATTTAAGATTGCTGTTTACGGCCTTGAAAAGGCAAAGTCAGACAACTCCGCTCAAATAAAACACAGCATTCTGGACAAAAAAACATTCCATGTTGTCGGTACAGAAATAGTATTTAATAAATATGGCGATGTTAAAGAAGAGTTCAACATCCTCGTCATCAAAAACGGTAAATTTGTTAACGATATCTAA